The genome window AGCACAaaggttattaaaaaaaaaaaaaactaagaccaacaattttataaaatttaggaaaaataataCTAGTAGCCGTATAATCATAGGCACACGATACTTGAAGCTTCAAAGAACAAAAATACTTCCTAGGCACAGAAAAAACAGAAATGTAATAAATGTTGACACATGTATCTTAACCATAAAAGGCAGAATTTTCTTGTGTACTTACCATATACAAGTTTAGGGTTAATGGTCCGAAGCTTATCAACAACTCTTAAAACCATTTCCAAGAAGGAAACAGAGCCAATATAACCTATAACACGCTTACTCAAAATTAGCAGTTGACATAGACAAAGCGTTccaaaaaagtattatataactttaataaagaatttaattcaaatattcaatcaTACTATTTAACCATGAATAATCTGAAGATTCTAACAAGTACACTCATAAAAACAAGCATATAGAAATAACAACTATTGCAAGTTACAAATGAATCTCCCTCACAGTATAATACTGAGGTAAGCCTTAATTCCAATCTAGTTGGGGCTGGCTATGCGGATCCAAAGTCACATTCAATCTTAATAAGCACTAAATCCACCATTCCCTTGAGCTATATCATGtcttccttttctttctttctttctttttttaaaaaaaaacattttcaatcCAATAAGTTTCACAGGGTTATCTACACTAACTCTAGGTAATACGCTGGTCAACCCAACCGATCTCCCTTTAGGTAAGTATTCGGCCTCATCCGACTGTGTCCGACCATGTGATCGGTCGGTGGGACTGATGAATAGCAGCATAGCATGTGGCGCATTGCCCAATCAAATCACCATAGGGCAGTGTGTTTTGAGTATGTGGAACGACCAACCATCTTGCCTGCTACTTGATAGCCACGTGCAACCAAATGAGTAAAAGCCAGCATGTGTCTTGAAGAACCCTATAAAAGCTGCCCAGGGCATTCAATGAGGGATTTTTtgggaaagagagagagagagagagctgaAGGCTGTCAGGATTCTGTGGATCTCTCCTTGTGTGTACATTGACCGACCATTGTCTTGAGCACATTAATAAAATACCTAATTTTATTGCTTTCCATACTACTTTGGACCTATAATTTGCCCACTACTTGACATATTTACATCATCAAAGTTTTTATTTACCACTTACTATCATATTTCCTGTCACTACCTTGTTATTGTTCTTCAAGGGTCTTTATAAGAGCTAAATGTCCATTGCAAAATAGTCATTTCAAATATACTCCTAAAGTAATAATTTTGATGATTGCCAAAGTTTGTCTGCATGGGATAGAACTTAATTAATACAAGAAATGTCTATCGGTGCTTCAACCTTGCCAGCACGTCCACAAAATTAGACCCCCTGATATACACATCCTCAATACCAGTGCAGAACATGGTTGAGCAACAAATTTACAACCAGAACAATAAGAAGTTATCAAtgtaattttagtgaacatagAACCCCTAGAAGCAGTATAATGTTACACTATGAGATACAGATACCTGTTAATAAATGAGTGTAGAACAACAAATTGTTAGCTTGAAGACCTTCTATCAAATCCCATAGTTGTTCTCCATTCAAAACCTGACCCTTAAAAGTCGGGTATCCTGTAAAATTTTCAGGTTGACCATAATACAAGTTAGTATAGCAGATGGTTTTACATCTAAACTTGTAGAGATTTTCGTATAGCCTAACAACATATTCCAGGCATCAGACTGAAACTGATAGAAGCTGCTTGCCTGTGTGGTTTGAGAACTGCACAGAATTGATGGGGTCCACATCATAGCCCAGCAGTTGGAGAGGAAACACTGCTGACTTGTTTCCCACATACCCCTAAGCAAAAAGAATTAGAAAAGTTGGCAAAGTCGTTTTATAATCATTTTTCTTTGGccaacaatatattatatatttacagtcTGACAGCTACATATAGCAATGAGGCACAACATAATGCCAAATGGAGCAACATAGACCTTTACCAACCCATCAAATTGGAAATGATAGCATGAAAGGCCTAGCACAATTGcatataaaatcaataaataaacaagtaataacacacacaaaaaaaaggcTTGAAACAGTAGCTAAGTATGTTTcccttatgaattataaaacaGATGCAAGAGAAAACAAATACTTTGAGAAGACTCGAGTACTGGCTCTGTATACTACTAACATGGAATAGAACTGGAAATTACCAGATTAATAAATACCTAAACCAAATTCTTCCAAGTACTAACattgaattgaaaattatgGCATCAAGCTTCTCCAAAGAAATAGACATGTCCAATACAAACGCAAACATACATAAAAACACACTTCACATATACCATAGTAGCTCTTCTTCCTTTCATCAGATACACTCAAAACCTATCGTGACTAAAATTACCACTCAAAAGCTACTGATCCGCTAGGAGTACCTGAACAGTGTGAGACTGAATGCTAAGAACGCGACCAGTTTCAGACGGGAGAGCCAGAGAAAGAACCGGTGGAAGCGCCATTTTCAACCGCTTCGAGCTCTTTCTTCTGCATATCTCAATTACTTCAATCCCAATTGGAAAACAATCATCTCAATCACCAAAACATGCAACACAAAtaagccaaaaaaaaatcacctgAAATTCGAAAAGCTTGGCACCGAAATCCGACTTGATTTAATTTGAGTAAAGATCAGAGAATCAAACATATAGCGTAAAAGGTATTCTCTGAAGACTATGCTAATATATTCAATGCTTCTGcaataaattaattgaaaatttgtatatttctatagaataattatattttccagATTAGGTAATAGGTATCCGCCGTGTCGAGGTTGCAAGCATGTGATTTGGTTGTTCCGGTCAACCTTGCTGAGGAATAAAGCGGATTTGATTCGTTCAATATCGACGTCACTCTGCTCTGGCAGACCAAAATTGGCGTGCGCTTGAATTGAATGAATACCAGTACTGCAGTAGAGAATGCCAGTAATGGAAAACTTGTAGTCGTACCCTTGCAGGCCACAAAGCTAAAAAGAATGAGGAAATAATTGCAAATGTTACCACTAAAACTTTGGTTATTACAAATTTGCCCAATAACTTCTTTGTTTGAAGGATTATCCTAAAACCTTGGAAATTGCGGGGATCAGATTTTTGTACCAAAATTTTCTCCCTTGTTGTTTTTATTCATTACTTTGGTCTTATTAGGACTCTATTTATTTTAGTCTTATTATAACTCTCTATTCTATGTTTCTAGTGATTTTTATATTCTAGTCTCTCTAGAAttctttcattatatatattcttataattTATATCTTAAACAATCTTATTCAATACAATacattcagttctcatctgatGGTATCAGTTAGTTAAGGTTCTCGAAcattaatattatcaacaaaaaaTCCTAAATTTATGACATTATGAATTCAAGACAAAATCTTAAATTCATGACATTATGAATTCaagatcaatttcttctaattgataaaaaaattttgaaagtttgtaaggtGTACACcttaattttttcttctaatGATCCATAATGAACCAAATATGGGGCAATTCCACTTGTCTAATAACTCAAACTAAATAATTAGCATATTTCCATAAGTCTATGAGATTTAATGAAATGACACAAGAGAAACACCCATGTAGAAATTAGGTGCTCAATAAATGCCATTTGCCTAAGTACTCTGAAGTAAGGAAAGTCAAGTCATGCAAGTTAAATGAGAAAGGCTAAGAGAGTATGATATTAATAGTTTGgtaaaatgatttttattcattttcttttattacaaGTTTATCTTGCTTTGACGTCATCATTGATTTGATGCcacagaaaaagaaaacaaagtcatgttacaaattaaatttaattaataatataaaatttcaattcaaataatatcatatcaaaattatatactccgtaatacattTACATtgcatagatttttttttttaaaaaaaaactagtattttcaccatGCACgaaatagatttgttataatatattaagaatatttagattgatatataattatataaattataacatcaaatattatatagtgcaattgaagatatgttttggatcgattatgttttctgatgttatctttgtttgaattctagcaaataattatttaattaataactaatgtGTAGAAggtgctggaactttagagattttatatatcattgtttaggatttttataaattggacaaatatgctcgttctctagtaactcagttataggaatcaattgctattttaactcatatgtatggaagatatgtttttgtgtagatatatatcaatttttccatcttgaaaaaaaacataatatcaccggttgtatttacacattggaggtgtttggtaaatggatgttagctgatagctggtaGCTGATTGGTTTAGCTGGTATTTGATAGTTGATTGTATTAACTGGTTTGATCAGTtgattgtattagctggttataaaaaagtgtttggtaaattagatgtTTACTATTAGCTGAttgcatgtaaaatgacctttaAGGGTATGAGCATGTTATGTTATTTTGAGCTTTAATTAACTATAATtctaaaatgattttattgaaaaaatattattattaatatgaataacctattattattattattattataaatccaCCCACCCGTATCGCCGTATCccttcttttaaattaaatgctAAACCCAAAgctcaaattaaataaaatcccTAGACCCTCTACCCCAAATCAGAGAAGAAATAGCGAGAAGCCACAAAATGAGCGAGAATTAGAGGCAAGAAGCAATCGGAAATAAGAAGGGTGAGAAGCAATGATAGCAAGGATGAAGATGATTGATTTGGGTTAATGtctttcattgtttttttttcttttaatttgtaaaatacaaaatatagttTATGTATTTGTTGTGTACTCAGAATGTTGAGGATGAAGACTTTCGTGATAaattgatagtttttttttcttttccatttattAGTTACTTTTAATTTGTGGGTTTAGATGTGTGTTCTTTGAGTGTTGTCCATGGCTGTTAGTGAGAAGGGATGAAGGAGAGAAAAGAATAATATTGCCAGTGAAAGGGGGAGAAGGGGTGAAAAGAAGATGGGTAAATTTGTCttttagaaattaattgtaATCAGACATCTGAAAAAGTTGCTTCACCCAGCGTTTCAAAAACTAGCTTATTGGGATGAATCAGTCCGAGGAAAAAGCCATTAGCCAAACACTCATTTCAGCTGATTGACTAAGTCAAACAGCTCTAAATGGTCAAATCAGCcaaaaattggctgataagccaataaccaaacacccccattaTTGAAACCTTTTTGTAGACAACATTGACAGGatcaacacaatcttgtccatcatcgtctaaaactaattaacactttcaggctatcaggatgggtgactcggaaAAAAGgcatgtacaattgaccgtgattaaaaattgatttttttcagcaataacccaacgtgagttattGTTCGACcatgacttttgttgatagtcatggcatatgcaagcatcaatgagaattatttatgctgtaacttgaagggcaatctcgtattagaaagagagagaaagaactttggttccttcatgtgtcccattaactattcatGCTTCAACAATAtgatctgtcaatcttgtgGTGATGAGTCGCATACTGTTATAAAGACCAAAAGAATTGTCTATATttcgcaataacataacaggtgcacagTCTCgtattttttaattactataGAGACATTTTGAGAAAGAGTTTTATTCTTGCTAAATGTCATTTAAAATTTGAGCAGTTTGGCGCAAATCTTTGTTCAAACAGTTGGTTAACCAAATGGTGGTAACGACAATTTGACCATGGTCAAATGACAGATTTGTCAAAATTTTGACGGGTCAGTCATTTATTAAGCATGGCCAAAATTGTGATATATATGAGTACATACGTGTGCGTAGATGAGGATACCTCTCTCCATATCCACACTTGcccctattaaaaaaaactctattaCTTCAATTTTATgagtattttactttttattaagGTGACAATATATAAATACCATGGTTTATTAAGCGTGAATATAATTGATATCtcaatcacttttattttttaaagaaagaaattttattaatagCTCTCTTCAAGCATAACACTATAGATAAAAAGAGGATAAGAAAATAATTCATTACAATCTTACTCAGAAACAGAATTTCAAACTAATTAGTAAATGTTTAATTCATAAATCATTCAACAAACGAGAATACGAGATACAAATATGAACAAAATGATTCAACCGCCACATATTCCACTCGAACAGTAAAATGGTTCCATACATAAAATACGGAAGTTTTCCGtagtaaaagaagaaaaaataattacgCATCCAACTTCCCGACAAACTGCCCCAAATCCAGGACCTTTCAGATTCCGGGCAAATTCGTATTATTCATCGCCGAGAAACCTATCAGAATCTCCGGTAATCGCAAAATGAAACGGAAGAAATGGTCGGAGGTGGAGGAGCAAACTCTACTGAGCAAGTACGCGGAACTGCTAAATTGTGGAGCTCTGTTGAAGCTGAAGACGagggagaagaagttcaagCCCATCGCGGACCACGTGAACGCGGTGCACCACCTCCAGGACCCGGTTCTCTTCCCCTTCAAGTGGTCCTGGCGCGACGTCTCGATCAAGGTCCAGAACATGCGGCACCAGTACCTGGGAGTGAAGCAGAAGATCCGGACACCGAACAACGAGTTCAATTGGAAGGACGGCGAGAATCACTGGGAGAATTTCATGAAATACAAGGAAGTGTTTGGGGATGTGGAGTTGGAGCTCAAggattgcaattttaattgcaGTAAGAAATTCGGCGATGATCCGTTTGCTGATGGAGGGATgctagggttagggttagggtttgggATTGACAGTGAAGAATCGGAAGAGGGggaagaagacgaagacgaagaggaggaggaggaggagttgGGCGATGACGTGGGAATCAGTGAGGAAGCTGAATTGGGAAATGGCGAGAGAGTTGGTGATTCAGGTTGCGGTGAGGGGaagaaattgaaaaagggaattTCACAGAAGAGATTCAGAATGGTGGGTGCTAGGTTATTGAATTTGAGGGATGTGGTGTTGAGGAGGGAGGAGAAGAGGAGGGAGAGAGATTGGAGTAGGGAAGAGGAGATGATGGAGAGAGAGCATAGAAGGAGAGACACAGAATTACAGAGGGAAAGACATGAAGAGGAGAAGGAGAGTGAGTGGGAGATGAGGGAACTGAAAATGGAAGAGAGACAGATGATGTGGACAAAGAAAGAACTCGAGACAAGATTGAGGCTTGAGAGGGAACTTGCAGAGGAGAGGCAGCGGCGAATCAAGTTAGAGGAGAAGTGGGAGGAGGAAGAGATGGAGTGGAGGGAGCGATTGGTTAGTATGCAGCTCGAGCACGAGAAGCAAATGATGCAAATGCACGCTGACGCTTGCCAGAATCAAATGCAGATTCTGGGCGTCATGACTCGACTCATGTGCCAATTCTTCGGAGTTGCAAACGATGGATTGGGCAGCGGGTTGGGCACGTTGCCTCATCAAGTTTTGCAGAATTTGCAGCATCCCGGAGGCTTGGAGGACAATGGGAAGCCCGATGCTGCTTCGCCTTCTGAATTTTGTAGACTGTAATTAACACCCTTCTGATACTCTCTTATATTGATAGATTTAATACTGAAATAAGATGTTAGATTAACTTATTCATGTGTATccaataaatattgtaatacaatccTTTTGAGAAAATTTCACCTCATTATTATATTCACCCGAGTATATGAATAACTTCGAGCTTCCTCTATTTGCAACTCATTCAAATGCTGATCACTATGTTGATTGTAATATGCTTTATGCTTCTTCTGCCTCTGTAATCATTTAGTGATAAAGGAACATTTCTTCATATTTAAATTGCACTAGTACAAAATAAGGGGGCAGTATTAGACACAGCAGGATTACAGGAATGGTGGTGATCTATGGAAGAGCCAGTCATAGGATTCAAGAAAAATTAAGAAACCTTGTTATAGAGAGTACATAAGCAAACAATCTTGGATGAATCAAGGTCAGAACTCAGGATTGGAATACCATCCTTAAAGCTGCTTGGTAGGGCTCCTTTCTCCTTttgaattttcttgattttttcttTCCAGCAATGATACTAACCATTCTTTTATTACAAGTTCTCTATGGGCATTCGGCTTGCCTAGTTATGGCAAGAGTTGCAGGCTGAGGTGGATTGACTGTATTTAAGATTCTAAGCCCAGATCGGAATACTTATTCTTTGATCAAGCTGAAGAGGATGTTAGAATCAAACTTGATGCCTTCTTGGGCAACCGGTACACCTTTTTGCTTACCCACACTATTAATGCTTCTAGTTTTCTCATGCTATATTTCATTTCTTCTGCAGCCAGACGTTTCACTACATTACTTTTACAATGATAATAATGACTGCAAAATAAGACTCGTGGAGCTTAGGTAATGAGTGTAAGTTAACTCAATGCTTCTGAAACTTGCTTTTAGCGGAATAGAACAAACTAGTTAGAATTCAGTACTAGATCACGCAGCCCCTCACTGTGCAGGGGCGGTTTACTTATATACTTTGAAAATACTTGTGCAGTTTATACCCCTCATATAAATCTGGTTTTTAACTGCTGTTCAGTTCATACTCAACAATTAAAGGATACTGAACAGATATTGTGCTCAACATCAAGAAGCAACAGTGTCGCTCTCGCGTTTTAGGTGGAAATACTTCAATATGGACCTCGAGGTGGAAATGTGAGTATTGCTTGATTTTCTCACTGCACAAGGAATGGACACAAATCATTTCAGAGAACACAATCAAGAACAGAGTAGGTAAGGGAAAGCGAGGCAAAGCTTATCAATCTATGAAGTAGAGTACAAGCATTGATGCATGTCGTGGATAGGAGCTTTAGTTTGTAGAAACATAAATGCATTATTTTTCCAGAATTACAGTCGTTATTATGCAACAGTACTCAGATATTTCCATTTTCTTGACCATGTTCCATGGCAACAGTACTaagatattttgatttttcttgaGGGTGTTCCATGGTTAATTATCACAGATGTTTACTTCACCTTTGACAATGAAAAGATGAATAATTTATAAATGCCTTCGAATAAAGTTTGCCCATGTACTTATCTGCTTACAGACATGTTTGTTTGTAGAGACCatgttttatgtttatatattcaGAAAACAGATTTCTTGTCCAATCATACAAACAGGGTGTAGCCTCAGTGTCCCACCACCCCTTTATATCCACTGCCTATTTGGCATTGCTTTCTTGAAAGAGAATATAGAAGAGTTGACAAGAAATTCATATGCAGTCGGCTACCTTTCCTTCTAGAAAGAATTTTGTCGTGATGGTTTTGGATTTCCCTTTTCCCATTCATTATCTTATTCACCACTGTCGTTTCAGTGGGAATCTTCCTTAAATTCACATATTCACACAATATTACTGTcagaaactatatatatatatatatatatatatatatatagtgtagaGATGTAGTTGGTCCAAAATTTTCTGGCCCTAACCCGATAGGATAATGAAAGAGTAAATAAGTAAATTACGGTAGTTTAGCGGCCTATTAAGGAGATGACTAGTGTTTGGTGCTCATAAGATGTCCACCACATTAGGTGTAACTCTCACCTTAGGACTGTTAAGACTCTAccttatgtttttatttataatttactgTTCGAAATCACTTGAGCTATTTGTgcggactatatatatataaaagaagtcCACCACATTAGGTGTAACTTTCATCTTAATTAGGACGGTTAAGACTCTAccttatgtttttatttataatttactgTTCgaaatcaattatatatatatatatatatattgtactatTAGATAGATAGACTGTTTATTTATATGATTTGCTGGTGTACCCAAGCATGCTTGCACCCACCATTTGTTAAATACATTCCCTATCGGACATTCAATTCATATGCAGAAGTGAAGCTAGGAATGGGGAACGCCATAGGAGGGAGAAAGAAAGCAAAGGTGATGAAGATCGACGGCGAAACCTTGAAGCTGAAAACGCCGGTGTCAGCGTTCGATGTTATTAAGGATTACCCTGGGCATGTGTTGTTGGACTCGGAAACAGTGAAGAGGTTTGGGGTAAGAGCGACGCCATTGGAGGCGGAGCAAGAACTGAAGCCCAAAAAGATTTACTTTCTGGTGGAATTGCCCAAGTTTCCTCGAGGTGAGAGAGTGCCGAGACGGATGAGGTCTGCAGGCGTTCATCACATGAGCGCCACGGACCGGCTAGAAGCGCTGATGAAGATGCGAAGGTCGAGTTCCGATGTGTCGGCGGCGGTGAGAAGGGAATGGGGGCCGG of Ipomoea triloba cultivar NCNSP0323 chromosome 3, ASM357664v1 contains these proteins:
- the LOC116014284 gene encoding uncharacterized protein At1g66480-like, whose translation is MGNAIGGRKKAKVMKIDGETLKLKTPVSAFDVIKDYPGHVLLDSETVKRFGVRATPLEAEQELKPKKIYFLVELPKFPRGERVPRRMRSAGVHHMSATDRLEALMKMRRSSSDVSAAVRREWGPVQIKLRLPRAQVEKVIVESRDEGEAAEKIINLCIRDVDKGR